The proteins below are encoded in one region of Fusobacterium sp. DD2:
- a CDS encoding DUF2262 domain-containing protein, with protein sequence MEKLRVEDFEIEENEWGYICSTYFEFWEEEIGVTLDLDYNIKDEKELSEKEIREVIEKSLKNLNPLLKKAENNRNQLIELLKEKDYIELANEWIAGAEKVEGKEGYYLIDDDEVHIPITEEDFEKSISCRGGIGATIGLDGELEFISIYLVFEPDYFAGHCIECYIEEDGNFSLNGLAG encoded by the coding sequence ATGGAAAAGTTAAGAGTAGAAGATTTTGAAATAGAAGAAAATGAATGGGGATATATTTGTTCAACTTATTTTGAGTTTTGGGAAGAAGAAATAGGAGTAACATTAGATTTAGACTACAATATAAAAGATGAAAAAGAACTTTCAGAAAAGGAAATTAGAGAAGTTATAGAAAAGAGTTTAAAAAATTTGAATCCTCTATTGAAAAAAGCTGAAAATAATAGAAATCAACTCATAGAACTTTTAAAAGAGAAAGATTATATAGAATTGGCAAATGAGTGGATAGCAGGAGCTGAAAAAGTGGAAGGAAAAGAGGGATATTATTTAATAGATGATGACGAGGTTCATATCCCTATTACAGAGGAAGATTTTGAAAAAAGTATTAGTTGTAGAGGAGGAATAGGAGCTACTATTGGTTTAGATGGAGAACTAGAGTTTATATCTATTTACTTAGTATTTGAACCAGATTATTTTGCTGGACATTGTATAGAATGTTATATAGAAGAGGACGGAAATTTTTCGCTTAACGGATTGGCAGGATAG